A region from the Mesorhizobium sp. J8 genome encodes:
- a CDS encoding inorganic phosphate transporter has protein sequence MEATIAFPLLVGLVAVALFFDFLNGLHDAANSIATIVSTRVLRPHYAVFWAAFFNFVAFLFFGLHVAETVGKGIVDASIVTPAVIFSALVGAIVWNIVTWVAGIPSSSSHALIGGLVGAGVAKAGTGAIVWSGLGKTVAAIVFSPATGFVLALVLVLVVSWLFVRQTPFAVDNTFRVLQFFSASLYSLGHGGNDAQKTMGIIAVLLYSQGVLGPTFHVPLWVVLTCQSALALGTLLGGWRIVHTMGSKITRLNPMQGFCAETGGAITLFAATWLGVPVSTTHTITGAIIGVGAARRVSAVRWGIAGNIVVAWVVTLPATAAISALTYLATRLAA, from the coding sequence ATGGAAGCAACGATCGCTTTTCCCCTGCTGGTCGGCCTCGTTGCCGTGGCGCTGTTCTTCGATTTCCTCAATGGCCTGCATGATGCCGCCAATTCGATCGCGACCATCGTCTCCACCCGGGTGCTGAGGCCGCATTACGCGGTGTTCTGGGCTGCGTTCTTCAATTTCGTCGCTTTCCTGTTCTTCGGCCTGCATGTCGCCGAGACGGTGGGAAAAGGCATCGTGGACGCCAGCATCGTGACGCCGGCGGTGATTTTCTCGGCGCTTGTCGGGGCCATCGTCTGGAACATCGTCACCTGGGTCGCCGGCATTCCGTCGAGCAGCTCGCATGCGCTGATCGGCGGACTGGTCGGCGCGGGCGTCGCCAAGGCCGGAACCGGCGCCATCGTCTGGTCCGGACTCGGCAAGACGGTCGCGGCCATCGTTTTCTCGCCGGCGACCGGATTCGTGCTGGCGCTCGTCCTGGTTCTCGTCGTCTCCTGGCTGTTCGTGCGCCAGACGCCGTTCGCCGTCGACAATACGTTTCGCGTGCTGCAGTTCTTTTCCGCCTCGCTCTATTCGCTTGGGCATGGCGGCAACGACGCGCAGAAGACCATGGGCATCATCGCCGTGCTGCTCTATTCGCAAGGCGTGCTCGGCCCGACCTTCCATGTGCCGCTATGGGTGGTCCTCACCTGCCAGTCGGCGCTGGCCCTGGGCACGCTGCTCGGCGGCTGGCGCATCGTTCACACCATGGGATCGAAGATCACGCGGCTCAACCCCATGCAGGGGTTCTGCGCCGAGACCGGCGGCGCCATAACGCTTTTCGCCGCCACATGGCTCGGTGTCCCGGTCTCGACGACGCACACCATTACCGGCGCCATCATCGGCGTGGGTGCCGCCCGCCGTGTCTCGGCCGTGCGGTGGGGCATCGCGGGCAACATCGTCGTCGCCTGGGTGGTCACCTTGCCGGCGACGGCGGCGATCTCCGCGCTGACCTACCTCGCGACGCGATTGGCCGCATGA
- a CDS encoding IlvD/Edd family dehydratase — translation MAGAPTKKKKFRSQEWFDNPDNPGMTALYLERYLNYGLTRAELMSGKPLIGIAQTGSDLSPCNRHHLELAKRVREGIVSMGGIPFEFPCHPIQETGKRPTAALDRNLAYLSLVEVLYGYPIDGVVLTIGCDKTTPALLMAAATVNIPAIALSVGPMLNGWHKGKRTGSGTIVWESRQRLSAGEINYDEFMDIVASSAPSTGYCNTMGTATTMNSLAEALGMQLPGSAAIPAPYRERGQIAYETGKRIVDMVHEDLKPSDIMTRQAFENAIVVNSAIGGSTNAPIHLNAIARHLGVPLDNDDWQKIGLNIPLLVNLQPTGEYLGEDYHHAGGVPAVVAELMKAGLLPHPGAITANGKTMGDNCKDAVNENHDVIRGADKPLKANAGFINLKGNLFDSAIMKTSGISTEFRERYLSNPNDPEAFEGKAIVFDGPEDYHARIDDPAQGIDEHTILFMRGAGPVGYPGGAEVVNMQPPAYLIKKGIHSLPCIGDGRQSGTSGSPSILNASPEAAVGGGLALLKTGDRVRIDLKKATANILISDEELARRRAELESNGGYHYPKHQTPWQEIQRGMVDQFSAGMVLKPAVKYQDVAHTSGVPRDNH, via the coding sequence ATGGCAGGCGCCCCCACCAAGAAGAAGAAATTTCGCTCGCAGGAGTGGTTCGACAATCCCGACAATCCGGGGATGACGGCGCTCTATCTCGAGCGCTACCTCAATTACGGCCTGACACGCGCCGAGCTGATGTCGGGCAAGCCGCTGATCGGCATCGCGCAGACCGGTTCCGATCTTTCGCCCTGCAACCGGCATCACCTCGAGCTCGCCAAGCGCGTACGCGAAGGCATCGTCTCGATGGGCGGCATTCCGTTCGAGTTCCCATGCCATCCGATCCAGGAGACCGGCAAGCGCCCGACCGCCGCGCTCGACCGCAACCTTGCCTATCTCAGCCTCGTCGAGGTGCTCTACGGCTATCCGATAGACGGCGTCGTGCTCACCATCGGCTGCGACAAGACCACGCCGGCGCTGCTGATGGCGGCCGCCACCGTCAACATTCCGGCGATCGCGCTGTCGGTCGGCCCGATGCTCAACGGCTGGCACAAGGGCAAGCGCACCGGCTCGGGCACCATCGTGTGGGAATCGCGCCAGCGGCTGTCCGCCGGCGAGATCAACTACGACGAGTTCATGGACATCGTCGCCTCCTCGGCGCCGTCGACCGGCTATTGCAACACCATGGGCACCGCCACCACGATGAACTCGCTTGCCGAGGCGCTCGGCATGCAACTGCCGGGCTCGGCCGCCATCCCAGCACCCTATCGCGAGCGCGGCCAGATCGCCTACGAGACGGGCAAGCGCATCGTCGACATGGTGCATGAGGACCTGAAGCCGTCCGACATCATGACGCGCCAGGCCTTCGAGAACGCCATCGTCGTCAATTCGGCGATCGGCGGCTCCACCAACGCGCCGATCCATCTCAACGCGATTGCTCGCCATCTTGGCGTGCCGCTCGACAACGACGATTGGCAGAAGATCGGCCTCAACATTCCACTCCTCGTCAATCTGCAGCCGACGGGCGAGTATCTCGGCGAGGACTACCACCATGCCGGCGGCGTGCCGGCAGTGGTCGCGGAACTGATGAAGGCCGGACTGCTGCCGCACCCCGGTGCAATCACCGCCAACGGCAAGACGATGGGCGACAATTGCAAGGATGCCGTCAACGAGAACCACGACGTCATCCGCGGCGCCGACAAGCCGCTCAAGGCCAATGCCGGCTTCATCAATCTCAAGGGCAACCTGTTCGATTCGGCGATCATGAAGACCAGCGGCATCTCGACGGAATTCCGCGAGCGCTACCTCTCCAACCCGAACGATCCCGAAGCCTTCGAAGGCAAGGCTATCGTCTTCGACGGTCCGGAAGATTACCACGCCCGCATCGACGATCCGGCGCAGGGCATCGACGAGCACACGATCCTGTTCATGCGCGGCGCCGGCCCGGTCGGCTATCCGGGCGGCGCCGAGGTGGTCAACATGCAGCCGCCGGCCTACCTGATCAAGAAGGGCATCCATTCGCTGCCCTGCATCGGCGACGGCCGACAGTCCGGCACATCCGGCTCTCCGTCGATCCTCAACGCCTCGCCGGAAGCGGCCGTCGGCGGCGGCTTGGCGCTGCTCAAGACCGGCGACCGCGTCCGCATCGACCTGAAGAAGGCCACGGCCAACATTCTGATCAGCGATGAGGAACTCGCCAGGCGGCGCGCAGAGCTCGAAAGCAATGGCGGCTACCACTACCCCAAGCACCAGACGCCCTGGCAGGAGATCCAGCGCGGCATGGTCGACCAGTTCTCGGCCGGCATGGTGCTGAAGCCGGCGGTGAAGTACCAGGACGTCGCCCACACCAGCGGCGTGCCGCGCGACAATCACTGA
- a CDS encoding PLP-dependent aminotransferase family protein, which yields MPQRNDTAIWSGLFRISAESGQTLQAQIRQAIVAAILDRQIAASMPLPSCRILAEKLGVARGTVVLAFQQLVDQGFLVARERRGHFVNPDVLATPAKPHQKAPDQQNEIDWKARRQIAASDMPPPAKHDNWIKSSYPFVYGQFDPALFPTAEWRECNRMALAVLEIRNWASDMVDRDDPLLIEQIQARLLPRRGIFANPDEIIVTLGAQNALYMLASLLMTKGSKVAMEDPGYPDARSIFRLAGADIQPVPVDQSGIVTSSIPSDSGFVFVTPSHHCPTMVPLSAERRQDLLARANRNNQIIIEDGYDSQLLDEAPQQALKSLDRSGRVIYVGSMSKTLAPGLRLGYIVASAGLIAELRALRRFMLRHPPANNQRAVALFLSLGHHEALVRRLSAAFDERRKRLVHAISAFLPEWRSTDSAGGTSLWLEGPRGTDSRGLAEAAASRSVIIEPGDRFFDRSEKPSRFMRLGISSISLQHIEPGIRELATAAGRRPAAA from the coding sequence ATGCCACAGCGCAATGACACGGCCATATGGTCCGGCCTGTTCCGGATTTCGGCTGAATCCGGCCAAACCCTCCAGGCGCAGATCCGCCAGGCGATCGTCGCGGCCATTCTAGACCGACAGATCGCCGCCTCGATGCCGCTGCCGTCGTGCCGAATTCTCGCGGAAAAACTTGGGGTTGCCCGCGGCACGGTGGTGCTCGCCTTCCAGCAACTGGTCGACCAAGGCTTCCTGGTGGCGCGCGAGCGGCGCGGCCATTTTGTCAACCCTGACGTGCTGGCCACCCCCGCCAAGCCGCATCAGAAGGCGCCCGACCAGCAGAACGAGATCGACTGGAAGGCGCGCCGGCAGATCGCCGCAAGCGACATGCCGCCGCCGGCCAAGCACGACAACTGGATCAAGTCCTCCTATCCGTTCGTCTACGGCCAGTTCGATCCGGCGCTGTTCCCGACCGCCGAATGGCGTGAATGCAACCGCATGGCGCTGGCTGTGCTGGAGATCCGCAACTGGGCATCCGACATGGTGGATCGCGACGATCCGCTGCTGATCGAGCAGATCCAGGCAAGGCTCCTGCCGCGCCGCGGCATCTTCGCCAATCCGGACGAGATCATCGTGACGCTGGGCGCCCAGAACGCGCTCTATATGCTCGCCTCGCTCTTGATGACCAAGGGCTCGAAAGTGGCGATGGAGGATCCCGGCTATCCGGATGCGCGTTCGATCTTCCGGCTGGCCGGCGCCGACATCCAGCCGGTTCCGGTCGACCAGTCGGGCATCGTGACTTCGTCGATCCCGAGCGATTCCGGCTTCGTCTTCGTCACGCCGAGCCACCACTGCCCGACCATGGTGCCGTTGTCGGCGGAACGTCGGCAGGATCTTCTGGCGCGCGCCAACCGCAACAACCAGATCATCATCGAGGACGGCTATGACAGCCAATTGCTCGACGAGGCGCCGCAGCAGGCGCTGAAGAGCCTCGACCGCTCCGGCCGCGTCATCTATGTCGGCTCGATGTCGAAGACGCTGGCTCCGGGCCTGAGGCTTGGCTACATCGTGGCTTCTGCGGGGCTGATCGCCGAGCTTCGCGCGCTGCGCCGCTTCATGTTGAGGCACCCGCCGGCGAACAACCAGCGCGCCGTCGCGCTGTTCCTTTCGCTCGGCCACCACGAGGCCCTGGTGCGCAGGCTTTCCGCCGCCTTCGACGAGCGGCGCAAGCGTCTGGTCCATGCGATTTCCGCCTTCTTGCCAGAGTGGCGTTCGACCGACTCGGCGGGCGGCACATCGCTCTGGCTGGAAGGGCCGCGCGGCACTGATTCACGCGGCCTGGCGGAAGCGGCCGCTTCGCGCAGCGTCATCATCGAACCCGGCGACCGGTTCTTCGATCGAAGCGAAAAGCCCTCTCGTTTCATGCGCTTGGGCATCTCCTCGATCTCGCTGCAGCACATCGAGCCGGGCATCCGCGAACTCGCCACCGCCGCCGGGCGCAGGCCCGCAGCCGCCTGA
- a CDS encoding LysR family transcriptional regulator, whose protein sequence is MIDKLEFFIALAKEEHFGRAAEVCGVTQPTLSAGIKQLEEQLGVMLVLRGSRFQGLTPEGKQVLGWARRIVGDSRTMREEMRAARHGLSGRIRIAAIPTALAMVARLTTPFREKHPGVTFSVLSRTSIEVLSLLGNFDIDAGITYLDNEPLGRVTSVPLYDERYQLITAVGNPYSDRDKVTWAEISQLPLCLLTPDMQNRRIIDQHLAEAGVQVRPTLESNSMIVLFSHIRTGKWSSIMPLNLAETFGFSEPIRAIPIVEPDASHTVGLVAAPREPHTPLVQALLDEAMALADDFRAHR, encoded by the coding sequence ATGATCGACAAGCTGGAATTCTTTATCGCTTTGGCCAAGGAGGAGCATTTCGGCCGGGCCGCGGAAGTCTGCGGCGTCACCCAGCCGACGCTGTCGGCCGGCATCAAGCAGCTCGAGGAGCAACTCGGCGTCATGCTGGTGCTGCGCGGCTCGCGTTTCCAGGGCCTGACGCCGGAAGGCAAGCAGGTGCTGGGCTGGGCACGCCGCATCGTCGGCGACTCAAGGACCATGCGTGAGGAGATGCGGGCGGCGCGCCACGGCCTGTCCGGCCGCATCCGCATCGCGGCAATCCCGACGGCGCTCGCCATGGTGGCGCGGCTGACGACGCCGTTTCGCGAAAAGCATCCCGGCGTCACCTTTTCGGTGCTGTCGCGCACCTCGATCGAGGTGCTGTCGCTGCTCGGCAATTTCGACATCGATGCCGGCATCACCTATCTCGACAACGAACCGCTGGGGCGCGTCACCAGCGTGCCGCTCTACGACGAGCGCTACCAGTTGATCACGGCGGTCGGGAACCCCTATTCCGACCGCGACAAAGTGACGTGGGCCGAGATCAGCCAGCTGCCGCTCTGCCTTTTGACGCCGGACATGCAGAACCGGCGCATCATCGACCAGCATCTCGCGGAAGCCGGCGTGCAGGTGCGGCCGACGCTGGAATCGAATTCGATGATCGTCCTGTTCTCGCATATCAGGACCGGCAAATGGTCGTCGATCATGCCGCTCAACCTCGCGGAAACATTCGGCTTTTCCGAGCCCATCCGGGCGATCCCGATCGTCGAGCCGGACGCCAGCCATACGGTCGGGCTGGTGGCGGCGCCGCGCGAGCCGCACACGCCGCTGGTGCAGGCGCTTCTGGACGAGGCGATGGCGCTGGCGGACGATTTCCGCGCCCACCGCTAG
- a CDS encoding SRPBCC family protein encodes MALVIEGEERIAAPVEKVWEALNDPEILKEAIPGCQSLEKNSDTEMAATVVLKIGPIKATFNGEVTLKNLKPPHSYTIQGEGKGGIAGFAKGGADVTLTEDGPDATVLKYAAKAEVGGKIAQLGSRLIQSTSKKLAGQFFSTFGEKVGA; translated from the coding sequence ATGGCTTTGGTGATCGAAGGCGAGGAGCGGATCGCCGCGCCCGTCGAGAAAGTGTGGGAAGCCCTCAACGACCCCGAAATCCTGAAAGAGGCCATTCCCGGCTGCCAGAGCCTGGAAAAGAACTCGGACACCGAGATGGCGGCGACCGTGGTGCTCAAGATCGGGCCGATCAAGGCAACCTTCAACGGCGAAGTGACGCTGAAGAATCTCAAGCCGCCGCATTCCTATACCATACAGGGCGAAGGCAAGGGCGGCATCGCCGGTTTCGCCAAGGGCGGCGCCGACGTGACGCTGACCGAGGACGGACCCGATGCGACAGTCCTCAAATACGCCGCCAAGGCCGAGGTCGGCGGCAAGATCGCGCAACTCGGCAGCCGGCTGATCCAGTCGACATCGAAGAAGCTCGCCGGGCAGTTCTTCTCCACCTTCGGCGAGAAAGTCGGCGCCTGA
- a CDS encoding formate dehydrogenase subunit gamma, translating to MTMQAASTEIASRTAAIIDEMKGLEGPLLPILHSIQEEFGHVPKDALPVIAEGLNLSRAEVHGVVSFYHDFRAKPAGRHVLKLCQAEACQSMGSEAVAAKVKQLLGIDFHETARDGSVTLEPVYCLGLCACSPSAMLDGEVIGRLDDEKIDEIVAEVRS from the coding sequence GTGACCATGCAGGCCGCAAGTACCGAGATCGCGTCGCGCACGGCGGCGATCATTGACGAGATGAAGGGTCTCGAAGGCCCGTTGCTGCCGATCCTGCACAGCATACAGGAAGAGTTCGGGCACGTTCCGAAGGACGCCCTGCCGGTGATCGCCGAGGGGCTGAACCTTTCGCGGGCCGAGGTGCACGGCGTCGTCAGCTTCTATCATGATTTCCGCGCCAAGCCGGCCGGACGGCATGTGCTGAAGCTCTGCCAGGCGGAAGCCTGCCAGTCGATGGGATCGGAGGCGGTCGCGGCCAAGGTCAAGCAGTTGCTCGGCATCGATTTCCACGAGACCGCGCGGGATGGATCGGTTACACTGGAGCCGGTCTACTGCCTCGGGCTTTGCGCCTGCTCGCCGTCGGCGATGCTCGACGGCGAAGTCATCGGCCGGCTCGACGACGAGAAGATCGACGAGATCGTCGCGGAGGTGCGTTCATGA
- a CDS encoding trimethylamine methyltransferase family protein, with the protein MSVALEKQESSSDQRSRRSGGREARRAMRAAPLADDIRPVRPGLEGGSYGPLSQNDQERIHEAVLTLLETVGFANAIPSCIEALTRVGGTYGDDGRIRLPRALVLDTIKKAARNFTLYGQDPKHDMLIQGKRVHYGTAGAAVHLVDVEKREYRESLLQDLYDAARLVDGLDNIHFFQRTMVPRDIPDPLDMDFNTLYACVMGTSKHVGTSFTVRENVKPALEMLYAIAGGEENFRARPFVSNSNCFVVPPMKFAEDACGVLEACVEGGIPILLLSAGQAGATAPAAIAGAVVQAVAEVLMGLVYVNAIKPGHPAIFGTWPFVSDLRTGAMSGGSAEQAVLTAACAQMAQYYDLPGGSAAGMSDSKLPDIQAGYEKGITNVMAGLSGLNLVYESAGMHASLLGFCLESLIIDNDMLGHCLRCVRGIEVTDDALSIDTIADVCLKGPGHYLGNDQTLKLMQTEYFYPAVGDRFSPKEWNEKGRPDILSRAIAEKKRVLAERFPRHVSRLLDDKLRARFGEMIKLPRSKMGG; encoded by the coding sequence ATGTCAGTGGCTCTCGAGAAGCAGGAATCGTCGTCGGACCAGCGTTCGCGGCGGTCCGGCGGGCGCGAAGCGCGCCGCGCGATGCGGGCGGCGCCCTTGGCCGACGATATCCGTCCGGTGCGGCCGGGGCTTGAAGGCGGCAGCTATGGCCCATTGAGCCAGAACGACCAGGAACGCATCCACGAAGCGGTGCTGACCCTTTTGGAGACGGTCGGCTTCGCCAACGCCATCCCGTCCTGCATCGAGGCGCTGACCCGGGTCGGCGGCACCTATGGCGACGACGGCCGCATCCGGTTGCCCCGTGCGCTCGTGCTGGACACGATCAAGAAGGCGGCGCGCAATTTCACCCTCTACGGCCAGGATCCGAAGCACGACATGCTGATCCAGGGCAAACGCGTGCATTACGGCACGGCGGGCGCGGCGGTGCATCTGGTCGATGTCGAGAAGCGCGAATATCGCGAATCGCTGCTGCAGGATCTCTACGACGCCGCCCGTCTCGTCGATGGGCTGGACAACATCCATTTCTTCCAGCGCACCATGGTGCCGCGCGACATTCCCGATCCGCTCGATATGGATTTCAACACGCTCTATGCCTGCGTGATGGGGACGTCAAAGCATGTCGGCACCTCGTTTACCGTGCGCGAGAACGTCAAGCCGGCGCTGGAAATGCTCTATGCGATCGCCGGCGGCGAGGAGAATTTCCGCGCGCGGCCATTCGTGTCGAATTCGAACTGCTTCGTGGTGCCGCCGATGAAGTTCGCCGAGGACGCCTGCGGCGTTCTGGAGGCCTGCGTCGAAGGCGGCATTCCGATCCTGCTGCTCTCCGCCGGCCAGGCCGGCGCCACCGCGCCGGCGGCGATTGCCGGCGCCGTCGTGCAGGCGGTGGCGGAAGTGCTGATGGGCCTGGTCTATGTCAACGCCATCAAGCCCGGGCATCCGGCGATCTTCGGCACCTGGCCGTTCGTCTCCGACCTCAGGACAGGCGCCATGTCCGGCGGTTCGGCCGAGCAGGCGGTGCTGACAGCGGCCTGCGCGCAGATGGCGCAATATTACGACCTGCCCGGCGGGTCGGCCGCCGGCATGTCGGACTCCAAGCTGCCCGACATCCAGGCCGGCTACGAGAAGGGCATCACCAATGTCATGGCGGGTCTCTCCGGCCTGAACCTGGTCTACGAATCGGCGGGCATGCATGCCTCGCTGCTCGGCTTCTGCCTCGAAAGCCTGATCATCGACAACGACATGCTCGGGCATTGCCTGCGATGCGTGCGCGGCATCGAGGTGACCGACGACGCGCTGTCGATCGACACCATCGCCGATGTCTGCCTCAAGGGTCCCGGGCATTATCTCGGCAACGACCAGACGCTGAAGCTGATGCAGACCGAGTATTTCTATCCTGCCGTCGGCGACCGGTTCTCGCCCAAGGAATGGAACGAAAAGGGCCGGCCCGATATCCTGTCGCGAGCGATCGCGGAGAAGAAGCGCGTGCTTGCCGAGCGTTTCCCGCGCCATGTCTCGCGCCTGCTCGACGACAAATTGCGCGCCCGCTTCGGCGAGATGATCAAACTGCCGCGCAGCAAGATGGGCGGCTGA
- a CDS encoding Mrp/NBP35 family ATP-binding protein — protein sequence MSITKESVIERLKTVNGPDFTGNIVDLGMVSEIFIADSKVFFSITVPAARAQELEPLRAAAERAVKAIPGVASAVVALTAEKKGGGMEAPVPARAAAPRPAASQPAPQRPAPQAPASQSHGKRGVPGIDAIIAVASGKGGVGKSTTAVNLALGLAANGLKVGVLDADIYGPSMPRLLNIHGRPQTVDGKVLKPMQNYGLKVMSMGFLVDEETPMIWRGPMVMSALTQMLREVEWGPLDVLVVDMPPGTGDAQLTMAQQVPLAGAVIVSTPQDLALIDARKGLNMFKKVDVPLLGIVENMSYFLAPDTGKRYDIFGHGGARREAERLGVTFLGEVPLEMGIRESSDAGAPVVASKPEGAEAKIYRDIASKVWHRVQEERGAAEAAVPSIVFE from the coding sequence ATGTCCATTACCAAGGAATCCGTCATCGAGCGCCTGAAGACGGTGAACGGGCCGGACTTCACCGGCAATATCGTCGATCTCGGCATGGTCTCGGAGATTTTCATCGCCGATTCCAAAGTCTTCTTCTCGATCACCGTTCCCGCCGCGCGCGCCCAGGAACTGGAGCCGCTGCGCGCCGCCGCCGAGCGCGCGGTGAAAGCCATTCCCGGCGTCGCCAGCGCCGTGGTCGCGCTGACGGCGGAGAAGAAGGGCGGCGGCATGGAAGCGCCGGTTCCGGCGCGCGCGGCTGCTCCGCGGCCCGCCGCTTCGCAGCCTGCGCCGCAGCGTCCCGCGCCGCAGGCTCCCGCCTCGCAGAGCCATGGCAAGCGCGGCGTGCCCGGCATCGACGCCATCATCGCCGTCGCTTCCGGCAAGGGGGGCGTCGGCAAGTCGACCACCGCGGTCAACCTGGCGCTCGGCCTTGCCGCCAACGGGCTGAAGGTCGGCGTGCTCGATGCCGACATCTACGGCCCATCGATGCCTAGGCTGCTCAACATCCATGGCCGGCCGCAGACCGTCGACGGCAAGGTGCTGAAGCCGATGCAGAATTACGGCCTCAAGGTGATGTCGATGGGCTTCCTCGTCGACGAGGAGACCCCGATGATCTGGCGCGGCCCGATGGTGATGTCGGCGCTGACCCAGATGCTGCGCGAGGTCGAGTGGGGCCCGCTCGACGTGCTGGTGGTCGATATGCCGCCCGGTACCGGCGACGCCCAGCTCACCATGGCCCAGCAGGTGCCGCTCGCCGGCGCCGTCATCGTTTCGACGCCGCAGGACCTGGCGCTGATCGACGCCCGCAAGGGCCTCAACATGTTCAAGAAGGTCGACGTGCCGCTGCTCGGCATCGTCGAGAATATGAGCTATTTCCTCGCCCCCGATACTGGCAAGCGCTATGACATTTTCGGCCATGGCGGCGCGCGTCGCGAGGCCGAGCGCCTCGGCGTCACCTTCCTTGGCGAGGTGCCGCTGGAAATGGGCATTCGCGAAAGCTCGGATGCCGGCGCGCCGGTCGTCGCCTCCAAGCCGGAGGGCGCGGAGGCGAAAATCTACCGCGACATCGCCTCGAAGGTCTGGCACCGGGTCCAGGAAGAGCGAGGCGCGGCCGAAGCCGCGGTGCCGAGCATCGTGTTCGAGTAA
- a CDS encoding DUF47 domain-containing protein produces MLGWFRKLLPREDRFFDLFERHSRTVVGGAEALEQLLSGKDIDRWCQKIVDLENEADGVTAEVLLAVRRSFITPFDRGDIKDLIQSMDDAIDMMHKTVKTVKLFEVKEFDPLMREMGGIIVQAARLVAEAIPLLGKVGANAARLNAVAEEVMRVEGRADDLHEQGLKDLFRRHGRGDAMAYLIGSEIYGQLEKVVDRFEDVANEISGIVIENV; encoded by the coding sequence ATGCTGGGCTGGTTTCGCAAGCTGTTGCCGCGCGAGGATCGCTTCTTCGATCTGTTCGAGCGGCATTCGCGCACCGTGGTCGGCGGCGCCGAGGCCCTCGAGCAGCTTCTCAGCGGCAAGGACATCGACCGCTGGTGCCAGAAGATCGTCGATCTGGAAAACGAGGCCGACGGCGTCACAGCCGAGGTCCTGCTTGCCGTTCGGCGCTCCTTCATCACGCCCTTCGACCGCGGCGACATCAAGGACCTGATCCAGTCGATGGATGACGCCATCGACATGATGCACAAGACCGTCAAGACGGTGAAATTGTTCGAGGTGAAGGAGTTCGACCCGCTGATGCGGGAAATGGGCGGGATCATCGTCCAGGCTGCCCGGTTGGTCGCGGAGGCGATCCCGCTGCTCGGCAAGGTCGGCGCCAACGCGGCGCGCCTCAACGCCGTCGCCGAGGAGGTGATGCGCGTCGAGGGCCGCGCCGACGACCTGCACGAGCAGGGCCTGAAGGACCTGTTCAGGCGGCACGGTCGCGGCGACGCCATGGCCTATCTGATCGGCTCGGAGATCTATGGCCAGCTGGAGAAGGTGGTCGACCGCTTCGAGGATGTCGCCAACGAGATCAGCGGCATCGTCATCGAGAACGTCTAG
- a CDS encoding VOC family protein gives MLADSNATANLAVKDLEKAKAFYAGTLGLSQVDDMGGELVVYKSGNTLINVYHSQFAGTNKATAVTWAVGDRIGAIVKSLKSKGVTFEHYDMPGLTLEGDIHVGYGMKVAWFKDPDGNILNLAGE, from the coding sequence ATGCTCGCAGACAGCAACGCCACTGCCAATCTCGCGGTCAAGGACTTGGAGAAGGCCAAGGCTTTCTATGCTGGAACGCTGGGTCTCAGCCAGGTGGACGACATGGGCGGCGAACTGGTCGTGTATAAGAGCGGAAACACGCTCATCAACGTTTACCATTCGCAATTCGCCGGCACCAACAAGGCGACGGCCGTAACCTGGGCGGTCGGCGACCGGATCGGCGCAATCGTCAAATCGTTGAAGTCGAAAGGCGTCACTTTCGAGCACTACGACATGCCCGGCCTGACGCTCGAAGGCGACATCCATGTCGGCTACGGCATGAAGGTCGCCTGGTTCAAGGATCCCGACGGCAATATCCTGAACCTCGCGGGCGAATAG